The proteins below are encoded in one region of Lactuca sativa cultivar Salinas chromosome 3, Lsat_Salinas_v11, whole genome shotgun sequence:
- the LOC111912374 gene encoding inactive leucine-rich repeat receptor-like serine/threonine-protein kinase At1g60630, translated as MRRNGGVFFVCLVFLCFECGLSDDREALLALKSSIDPSNSLQWIGTDFCKWEGVRECLRGRVSKLVLENVNLRGTLDSRSLNQLDQIRVLSLKQNSISGEIPELSGLANLKSLYLSYNNFSGEFPASLTTLHRLKTIVLSGNRLSGDIPDSLLNVQRLYILYLDDNRFTGKIPPLNQSGLRYLNLSSNQLSGEIPATPVLVRFNSTSFTDNVDLCGDAFGIPCNIAPSPSFSPANPTPPSTSKSHNRRKIKKIVIIAGSVGVFLLLCAVIALLVICLKKKQKKAPEVGAKGTEAVSAVGGAGGGAASSSGKNGGSGLTPEGEEGGGMGKLVFFGGGDMPEMSYSLEDLLKASAETLGRGTVGSTYKAVMESGFIVTVKRLKDARYPRVEEFRRHVDVIGRLRHQNLVPLRAYFQAKEERLLVYDYFPNGSLFSLIHGSRTSAGGKPLHWTSCLKIAEDLATGLLYIHQNPGLTHGNLKSSNVLLGSDFESCLTDYGLMSFRNPDFPEESSASSLFYRAPESRDPRKPITQQADVYSFGVLLLELLTGKTPFQDLVLEHGSDIPKWVKSVREEETESGDEPTSSGNEAAEEKLAALLNIAMACVSIAPENRPVMKEVLRMIRETRAEVAHVSSNSSDHSPGRWSDTVQSLPRDEHLSI; from the exons ATGAGGCGAAATGGGGGTGTTTTCTTCGTTTGTTTGGTTTTTTTGTGCTTTGAATGTGGATTGAGTGATGATAGAGAAGCACTTTTGGCGTTGAAATCATCGATTGATCCGTCGAATTCTCTTCAATGGATTGGAACCGATTTCTGCAAATGGGAAGGAGTTAGAGAATGCTTGAGAGGCAGAGTGTCGAAACTTGTTcttgaaaatgtgaatttgagaGGGACATTGGATTCAAGGAGTCTTAATCAGTTGGATCAGATTCGCGTTTTGAGTCTTAAACAAAACTCCATTTCGGGTGAAATCCCAGAGCTTTCTGGATTGGCGAACCTCAAATCACTCTACCTTTCTTACAACAACTTCTCCGGCGAGTTCCCGGCGTCTCTCACCACCCTTCACCGCCTCAAAACCATTGTGCTCTCAGGTAATCGTCTTTCCGGCGACATTCCTGACTCGTTGCTCAATGTACAGAGACTGTATATTCTTTACTTGGATGACAATAGATTCACAGGAAAAATCCCACCTTTGAATCAGAGTGGGCTAAGATATCTGAATTTGTCAAGCAACCAGCTTTCCGGCGAAATCCCGGCGACCCCCGTCTTGGTTAGATTCAACTCGACGTCATTTACCGATAATGTTGATTTATGTGGCGATGCGTTTGGTATCCCATGCAATATTGCTCCATCCCCGTCTTTTAGCCCGGCGAATCCGACCCCACCCAGCACAAGCAAATCGCACAATCGCCGGAAAATCAAGAAAATAGTTATAATAGCCGGTTCGGTTGGTGTGTTTTTGTTATTATGTGCTGTAATTGCATTGTTAGTTATCTGTTTGAAAAAGAAGCAAAAGAAGGCGCCGGAGGTGGGAGCAAAAGGAACTGAAGCAGTCTCGGCGGTGGGTGGTGCTGGCGGAGGCGCCGCGAGCAGTAGTGGGAAAAATGGGGGAAGTGGGTTGACACCAGAAGGCGAAGAAGGTGGTGGGATGGGGAAATTGGTGTTCTTTGGTGGTGGAGATATGCCGGAAATGAGTTATAGTTTGGAGGATCTGTTGAAAGCGTCGGCGGAGACGCTGGGAAGAGGTACGGTGGGGAGCACGTACAAGGCGGTGATGGAGTCGGGGTTTATCGTGACGGTGAAACGGCTGAAAGACGCTAGGTATCCAAGGGTGGAGGAGTTTCGGAGACACGTGGACGTCATCGGAAGGCTGAGACACCAAAATTTGGTGCCTCTCAGGGCTTATTTCCAGGCTAAAGAAGAACGCCTTCTCGTATACGATTATTTCCCCAATGGCAGCCTTTTCTCTCTCATCCACG gATCAAGAACATCAGCCGGTGGAAAACCTCTTCATTGGACATCGTGCTTAAAGATCGCCGAGGACTTAGCCACCGGACTTCTTTACATCCACCAAAACCCCGGCCTCACTCATGGAAACCTCAAATCCTCCAACGTCCTTCTGGGCTCTGATTTCGAATCCTGCCTCACAGATTACGGTTTAATGTCATTTAGAAACCCCGATTTCCCTGAAGAATCAAGCGCCTCTTCTCTCTTCTACCGGGCCCCGGAATCCAGGGACCCACGAAAACCCATCACCCAACAAGCAGATGTCTACAGCTTCGGCGTCCTCCTGTTAGAACTTCTCACCGGAAAAACTCCATTTCAGGACCTTGTTTTGGAACACGGGTCAGACATCCCTAAATGGGTGAAATCCGTAAGAGAAGAAGAAACCGAATCCGGCGATGAACCCACTTCCTCCGGCAACGAGGCGGCAGAGGAGAAACTGGCGGCACTTCTGAACATCGCCATGGCTTGTGTCTCGATTGCGCCTGAGAATCGACCGGTGATGAAGGAGGTGTTGAGGATGATTAGGGAAACGAGAGCTGAAGTGGCTCATGTGTCGTCTAATAGTAGTGACCATTCACCAGGAAGATGGTCGGATACTGTTCAGAGCTTACCCAGGGATGAACATTTGAGCATATGA
- the LOC111912375 gene encoding uncharacterized protein LOC111912375 isoform X3 — translation MDTGFHHEQALSSALNRHAISFQTSAINSTTEMLMMGDYYRMNNTTTTPDMMFSGNSDTAIPGLKHDAGLAVEWSVEEQYKLEEGISKYGDEPSIMRYIKIAATLRDKTVRDVALRCRWMTRKRRKLDELKMGKKLKDKKDNLMESSSKPSVSSITTLNVAPFSVTMNNRFQSGGIPFEALSLSTRHLLEQNKQVFGQISANISALKLRDNVDLFSHAKNNITTILNDMRYMPGPPLPVSLNEDLANTILPTTSQTMTFGSSSRMHMKQEPDY, via the exons ATGGATACGGGTTTTCACCATGAACAAGCTTTGAGCTCTGCTCTGAATCGACACGCCATATCATTCCAAACAAGTGCGATTAACAGTACAACTGAGATGCTTATGATGGGTGATTACTATCGGATGAATAATACCACTACTACACCAGACATGATGTTTTCTGGGAATTCTG ATACTGCAATCCCAGGGTTGAAGCATGACGCAGGTTTGGCTGTAGAGTGGTCTGTTGAAGAACAGTATAAATTGGAGGAAGGAATTTCCAA ATATGGTGATGAACCGAGCATCATGAGGTATATCAAGATTGCTGCTACATTGCGTGATAAAACTGTTCGTGATGTTGCCTTGAGGTGTAGGTGGATGACG AGAAAACGAAGGAAACTTGATGAACTTAAGATGGGAAAGAAGTTAAAAGATAAGAAG GATAATTTGATGGAATCATCATCAAAGCCAAGTGTATCCTCAATTACAACTTTGAATGTGGCTCCATTTTCAGTTACCATGAATAACCGATTCCAAAGTGGTGGCATTCCTTTTGAAG CATTGAGCTTGTCCACAAGGCATCTTTTGGAACAAAACAAACAAGTTTTTGGTCAGATTTCAGCTAATATTTCTGCACTCAAG CTACGGGACAATGTCGACCTCTTTAGCCATGCCAAAAACAACATAACTACTATCTTAAACGA caTGAGATACATGCCAGGGCCACCACTGCCTGTATCACTAAATGAAGATCTTGCAAATACTATTCTACCTACTACAAGCCAG ACAATGACGTTTGGGTCATCAAGCAGAATGCATATGAAGCAAGAGCCAGATTATTGA
- the LOC111912375 gene encoding uncharacterized protein LOC111912375 isoform X1 yields MDTGFHHEQALSSALNRHAISFQTSAINSTTEMLMMGDYYRMNNTTTTPDMMFSGNSGMLNNSSGFAKVRTSSASSLSDTAIPGLKHDAGLAVEWSVEEQYKLEEGISKYGDEPSIMRYIKIAATLRDKTVRDVALRCRWMTRKRRKLDELKMGKKLKDKKDNLMESSSKPSVSSITTLNVAPFSVTMNNRFQSGGIPFEALSLSTRHLLEQNKQVFGQISANISALKLRDNVDLFSHAKNNITTILNDMRYMPGPPLPVSLNEDLANTILPTTSQTMTFGSSSRMHMKQEPDY; encoded by the exons ATGGATACGGGTTTTCACCATGAACAAGCTTTGAGCTCTGCTCTGAATCGACACGCCATATCATTCCAAACAAGTGCGATTAACAGTACAACTGAGATGCTTATGATGGGTGATTACTATCGGATGAATAATACCACTACTACACCAGACATGATGTTTTCTGGGAATTCTGGTATGTTAAACAACAGTTCAGGATTCGCAAAAGTTAGGACTTCTAGTGCTTCTTCTCTTTCAGATACTGCAATCCCAGGGTTGAAGCATGACGCAGGTTTGGCTGTAGAGTGGTCTGTTGAAGAACAGTATAAATTGGAGGAAGGAATTTCCAA ATATGGTGATGAACCGAGCATCATGAGGTATATCAAGATTGCTGCTACATTGCGTGATAAAACTGTTCGTGATGTTGCCTTGAGGTGTAGGTGGATGACG AGAAAACGAAGGAAACTTGATGAACTTAAGATGGGAAAGAAGTTAAAAGATAAGAAG GATAATTTGATGGAATCATCATCAAAGCCAAGTGTATCCTCAATTACAACTTTGAATGTGGCTCCATTTTCAGTTACCATGAATAACCGATTCCAAAGTGGTGGCATTCCTTTTGAAG CATTGAGCTTGTCCACAAGGCATCTTTTGGAACAAAACAAACAAGTTTTTGGTCAGATTTCAGCTAATATTTCTGCACTCAAG CTACGGGACAATGTCGACCTCTTTAGCCATGCCAAAAACAACATAACTACTATCTTAAACGA caTGAGATACATGCCAGGGCCACCACTGCCTGTATCACTAAATGAAGATCTTGCAAATACTATTCTACCTACTACAAGCCAG ACAATGACGTTTGGGTCATCAAGCAGAATGCATATGAAGCAAGAGCCAGATTATTGA
- the LOC111912375 gene encoding uncharacterized protein LOC111912375 isoform X2: MDTGFHHEQALSSALNRHAISFQTSAINSTTEMLMMGDYYRMNNTTTTPDMMFSGNSGMLNNSSGFAKVRTSSASSLSDTAIPGLKHDAGLAVEWSVEEQYKLEEGISKYGDEPSIMRYIKIAATLRDKTVRDVALRCRWMTDNLMESSSKPSVSSITTLNVAPFSVTMNNRFQSGGIPFEALSLSTRHLLEQNKQVFGQISANISALKLRDNVDLFSHAKNNITTILNDMRYMPGPPLPVSLNEDLANTILPTTSQTMTFGSSSRMHMKQEPDY, encoded by the exons ATGGATACGGGTTTTCACCATGAACAAGCTTTGAGCTCTGCTCTGAATCGACACGCCATATCATTCCAAACAAGTGCGATTAACAGTACAACTGAGATGCTTATGATGGGTGATTACTATCGGATGAATAATACCACTACTACACCAGACATGATGTTTTCTGGGAATTCTGGTATGTTAAACAACAGTTCAGGATTCGCAAAAGTTAGGACTTCTAGTGCTTCTTCTCTTTCAGATACTGCAATCCCAGGGTTGAAGCATGACGCAGGTTTGGCTGTAGAGTGGTCTGTTGAAGAACAGTATAAATTGGAGGAAGGAATTTCCAA ATATGGTGATGAACCGAGCATCATGAGGTATATCAAGATTGCTGCTACATTGCGTGATAAAACTGTTCGTGATGTTGCCTTGAGGTGTAGGTGGATGACG GATAATTTGATGGAATCATCATCAAAGCCAAGTGTATCCTCAATTACAACTTTGAATGTGGCTCCATTTTCAGTTACCATGAATAACCGATTCCAAAGTGGTGGCATTCCTTTTGAAG CATTGAGCTTGTCCACAAGGCATCTTTTGGAACAAAACAAACAAGTTTTTGGTCAGATTTCAGCTAATATTTCTGCACTCAAG CTACGGGACAATGTCGACCTCTTTAGCCATGCCAAAAACAACATAACTACTATCTTAAACGA caTGAGATACATGCCAGGGCCACCACTGCCTGTATCACTAAATGAAGATCTTGCAAATACTATTCTACCTACTACAAGCCAG ACAATGACGTTTGGGTCATCAAGCAGAATGCATATGAAGCAAGAGCCAGATTATTGA